In Deinococcus sedimenti, a single genomic region encodes these proteins:
- a CDS encoding DUF4384 domain-containing protein, translated as MLKRTLILSTLLLGTASASPAKITAQSIIVNPVETKLNVEVWVNKDASGKANPTYRKGEAIKVAVKTNQDAYVYLFNINANGVVDLFFPNNFEESNFVQGGVTRVFPQQNAKYGLNIGGPNGQDRLLALASTKELDLTDIAKFAKDQGFAQVSVKGQENLARALSIVVNPLPADGWTTDVVTFKVGGTPVANPTPAMPGSTTGTVTITPGQGQQPAPAQPTPAQPAPAQPAQPTGTIQPGERQNGTRDQAMVDAYARLKGDESLGQATTYASGWGDGLWQKFKGVGAYGDAVLLHANGSSRSYAVHGMILERYLALAKGENGATRPPSRLGWAAGDEKVIPQNSLGTSGLYGFFQNGALYGTEKYGTFWLSGNVLKTYQGLGGSGSFLGFPTRDQYTISGAWAADFEGGTIRTVNGVTKVYRK; from the coding sequence ATGCTGAAACGAACCCTGATCCTGAGTACCCTTCTGCTCGGCACCGCCAGCGCCAGCCCCGCCAAGATCACCGCCCAGAGCATTATCGTGAACCCCGTCGAGACGAAACTGAACGTGGAAGTCTGGGTGAACAAGGACGCCAGCGGCAAGGCCAACCCCACCTACCGCAAGGGCGAGGCGATCAAGGTGGCCGTCAAGACCAACCAGGACGCCTACGTGTACCTGTTCAACATCAACGCCAACGGCGTCGTCGACCTGTTCTTCCCGAACAACTTCGAGGAGAGCAACTTCGTGCAGGGCGGCGTGACCCGCGTATTCCCGCAGCAGAACGCGAAGTACGGCCTGAACATCGGCGGACCCAACGGTCAGGACCGCCTGCTGGCCCTGGCCAGCACCAAAGAACTGGACCTGACGGACATCGCCAAGTTCGCCAAGGACCAGGGCTTCGCGCAGGTGAGCGTCAAGGGGCAGGAGAATCTGGCCCGCGCGCTGAGTATCGTCGTCAACCCCCTGCCCGCCGACGGCTGGACGACGGACGTGGTGACCTTCAAGGTGGGCGGCACGCCGGTCGCGAACCCCACGCCCGCCATGCCGGGCAGCACGACCGGCACTGTAACCATCACGCCCGGCCAGGGCCAGCAGCCCGCCCCTGCACAACCCACTCCCGCCCAGCCCGCTCCTGCTCAGCCGGCGCAGCCCACGGGCACCATTCAGCCCGGCGAGCGGCAGAACGGCACGCGCGATCAGGCCATGGTGGACGCCTACGCTCGCCTGAAGGGCGACGAGAGTCTCGGTCAGGCCACCACGTACGCCAGCGGCTGGGGCGACGGGCTGTGGCAGAAGTTCAAGGGTGTCGGTGCGTACGGTGACGCCGTGCTGCTTCACGCGAACGGCAGCAGCCGCTCGTACGCCGTGCACGGCATGATCCTGGAACGCTACCTGGCGCTGGCAAAGGGCGAGAACGGCGCCACCCGCCCCCCCAGCCGCCTGGGCTGGGCCGCCGGTGACGAGAAGGTCATCCCGCAGAACAGCCTGGGCACCAGCGGCCTGTACGGCTTCTTCCAGAACGGCGCGCTGTACGGCACCGAGAAGTACGGCACGTTCTGGCTGAGCGGAAACGTCCTGAAGACCTACCAGGGGCTGGGCGGCAGCGGCTCGTTCCTGGGCTTCCCCACCCGTGATCAGTACACCATCAGTGGCGCGTGGGCGGCCGACTTCGAGGGCGGCACCATCCGCACCGTGAACGGCGTGACCAAGGTCTACCGCAAGTAA
- a CDS encoding helix-turn-helix domain-containing protein — MPKLLKVSEVADFTGTHERTVRRWIRDGRLGAVEHPSGLRIPRRALWRFLGLDLALSA, encoded by the coding sequence ATGCCCAAACTTCTGAAAGTCAGTGAAGTCGCCGATTTCACCGGAACGCACGAACGAACCGTCCGCCGCTGGATCCGCGACGGCCGCCTGGGCGCCGTGGAACACCCCAGCGGCCTGCGCATTCCCCGCCGGGCGCTGTGGCGCTTCCTGGGACTCGATCTGGCCCTGAGCGCCTGA
- the meaB gene encoding methylmalonyl Co-A mutase-associated GTPase MeaB, whose translation MAHPLTLPLLSGARRALAKAITLVESTRPEHEAQAQALLSEVLPRAGRSVRIGLTGVPGVGKSTFIEALGVRLADAGHRVAVLAVDPSSARTGGSIMGDKTRMPRLTVHPNAFIRPSPSGGTLGGVARRTRESITLCEAAGFDVILVETVGVGQSETQVAAMTDLFVLLTLPNAGDELQGIKRGIMELADVCVVNKADVSPQAAVRAQTELRTALTLLTPHDAPWRPVALRASALTGEGLDAVWSTVEAYRAAVDLREKRQRQAAQWFDELLREAAWRAFQAGLDPARLHALRGEVLRGERTAVQGVAALLADDPTRPG comes from the coding sequence ATGGCCCATCCTCTGACGCTGCCGCTGCTGTCGGGCGCACGGCGGGCGCTGGCGAAGGCGATCACGCTGGTGGAGTCCACGCGGCCCGAGCATGAGGCGCAGGCACAGGCCCTCCTGTCGGAGGTGCTGCCGCGTGCGGGGCGGTCGGTGCGGATCGGCCTGACGGGCGTGCCGGGCGTCGGCAAGAGCACGTTCATCGAGGCGCTGGGCGTGCGGCTGGCCGACGCGGGGCACCGAGTGGCGGTGCTGGCGGTCGACCCCAGCAGTGCCCGGACGGGCGGCAGCATCATGGGCGACAAGACACGCATGCCGCGCCTGACGGTACACCCGAACGCGTTCATCCGCCCCAGCCCCAGCGGGGGCACGCTGGGCGGCGTGGCGCGGCGCACGCGGGAATCCATCACGCTGTGCGAGGCGGCGGGTTTCGACGTGATCCTCGTGGAGACGGTCGGCGTGGGCCAGAGCGAGACGCAGGTGGCGGCCATGACGGACCTGTTCGTGCTGCTGACCCTCCCGAACGCCGGGGACGAGTTGCAGGGCATCAAGCGGGGGATCATGGAACTCGCGGACGTGTGCGTGGTGAACAAGGCGGACGTCAGCCCGCAGGCGGCAGTGCGCGCCCAGACGGAGTTGCGCACCGCGCTGACGCTGCTCACACCGCACGACGCACCGTGGCGGCCCGTGGCACTGCGGGCCTCCGCGTTGACCGGCGAGGGCCTGGACGCCGTGTGGAGCACCGTCGAGGCGTACCGCGCCGCGGTGGACCTGCGCGAGAAGCGGCAGCGGCAGGCGGCGCAGTGGTTCGACGAACTGCTGCGCGAGGCCGCCTGGCGGGCGTTCCAGGCGGGCCTCGACCCGGCGCGGCTGCACGCCCTGCGCGGCGAGGTCCTGCGTGGCGAACGCACGGCGGTGCAGGGCGTCGCAGCGTTGCTGGCGGACGACCCTACGCGTCCGGGGTGA
- the scpA gene encoding methylmalonyl-CoA mutase, with amino-acid sequence MPDLSAWKAQASKDLKGADVSRLNRETPEGITLQALYTADDTRDVDTASLPGLPPFTRGPRATMYAARPWTIRQYAGFSTAEESNAFYRRNLAAGQKGLSVAFDLATHRGYDSDHPRVVGDVGKAGVAIDSVEDMKILFDGIPLSEMSVSMTMNGAVLPILAGYIVAGLEQGATLDQLSGTIQNDILKEFMVRNTYIYPPAPSMRIIADIIEFTAQQMPRFNSISISGYHIQEAGANAALELAYTLADGLEYVKAALGKGLHIDEFAPRLSFFFGIGMNFYMEVAKLRAARLLWSELMAPFEPKNPMSRALRTHCQTSGWSLTEQDPYNNVIRTTVEAMAAVFGGTQSLHTNSFDEAIGLPTDFSARIARNTQLVIQEETGIPHVVDPWGGSFMMERLTHDLAEKARELMREVESLGGMAKAIESGVPKLRIEESAARKQARIDRGEDVIVGVNKYRPTQDTPVDVLDIDNAAVRDAQIARLNRVRETRDPQAVQAALAALEHAARSGSGNLLALSVTAMQARCTVGEVSDALERAWGRHAAEIRTLSGVYAAGYDGDAGFASLQGEIEAFAEAEGRRPRILVVKMGQDGHDRGAKVIATGFADLGFDVDVGPLFQTPDEAARQAIENDVHVVGVSSQAAGHKTLVPQLIAALREQGAGDILVVVGGVIPQQDYPALREAGAAGIFGPGTPILSSAREVLNLLRAREQA; translated from the coding sequence ATGCCCGACCTGAGTGCCTGGAAAGCCCAGGCCAGCAAGGACCTGAAAGGCGCCGACGTTTCGCGCCTGAACCGCGAGACGCCCGAGGGCATCACCCTTCAGGCCCTGTACACCGCAGACGACACCCGCGACGTGGACACCGCGTCCCTGCCGGGCCTGCCGCCCTTCACGCGCGGCCCCCGCGCCACCATGTATGCCGCGCGCCCCTGGACCATCCGGCAGTACGCGGGCTTCAGTACCGCCGAGGAATCGAACGCGTTCTACCGCCGTAACCTCGCCGCGGGGCAGAAGGGCCTGTCGGTCGCGTTCGATCTCGCCACGCACCGCGGGTACGACAGCGACCACCCGCGCGTGGTGGGCGATGTGGGCAAGGCCGGGGTCGCCATCGACAGCGTCGAGGACATGAAGATCCTCTTCGACGGCATTCCGTTGAGCGAAATGTCGGTGTCCATGACCATGAACGGCGCGGTCCTGCCGATCCTCGCCGGGTACATCGTGGCGGGGCTGGAGCAGGGCGCGACGCTGGACCAGCTGTCCGGGACCATCCAGAACGACATCCTGAAAGAGTTCATGGTCCGCAACACGTACATCTACCCGCCGGCGCCCAGCATGCGGATCATCGCGGACATCATCGAGTTCACGGCGCAGCAGATGCCACGCTTCAACTCGATTTCCATCAGCGGGTACCACATCCAGGAGGCCGGGGCGAACGCCGCGCTGGAACTCGCCTACACCCTCGCCGACGGGCTGGAGTACGTGAAGGCCGCGCTCGGCAAGGGCCTGCACATCGACGAGTTCGCGCCGCGCCTGAGTTTCTTCTTCGGGATCGGCATGAACTTCTACATGGAGGTCGCCAAGCTCCGCGCCGCCCGACTCCTGTGGAGCGAACTCATGGCGCCCTTCGAGCCGAAAAACCCCATGAGCCGCGCGCTGCGCACCCACTGCCAGACGAGCGGCTGGAGCCTCACCGAGCAGGACCCGTACAACAACGTCATCCGCACGACCGTCGAGGCCATGGCCGCCGTGTTCGGCGGCACGCAGAGCCTGCACACGAACTCCTTCGACGAGGCCATCGGCCTGCCCACCGACTTCAGCGCCCGGATTGCCCGCAACACCCAGCTGGTCATCCAGGAGGAAACGGGCATCCCGCACGTCGTGGACCCCTGGGGCGGCAGCTTCATGATGGAACGCCTCACCCACGACCTCGCGGAGAAGGCGCGGGAACTGATGCGGGAGGTCGAGTCGCTGGGCGGCATGGCGAAGGCCATCGAGAGCGGCGTGCCGAAACTGCGCATCGAGGAGTCCGCCGCGCGCAAACAGGCCCGCATTGACCGGGGCGAGGACGTCATCGTCGGCGTGAACAAGTACCGCCCCACGCAGGACACCCCGGTGGACGTGCTGGACATCGACAACGCCGCCGTGCGGGACGCGCAGATCGCCCGCCTGAACCGCGTGCGGGAAACGCGCGACCCGCAGGCCGTGCAGGCCGCCCTCGCGGCCCTGGAACACGCCGCCCGCAGCGGGTCAGGCAACCTGCTGGCCCTGAGCGTGACCGCCATGCAGGCCCGCTGCACGGTGGGCGAGGTCAGCGACGCCCTGGAGCGCGCCTGGGGCCGCCACGCCGCCGAGATCCGCACCCTGAGTGGCGTGTACGCCGCCGGGTACGACGGCGACGCGGGCTTCGCGTCCCTCCAGGGTGAGATCGAGGCCTTTGCCGAAGCCGAGGGCCGCCGCCCCCGCATCCTCGTCGTGAAGATGGGCCAGGACGGCCACGACCGCGGCGCGAAGGTCATCGCCACGGGCTTCGCCGACCTGGGCTTCGACGTGGACGTCGGCCCCCTCTTCCAGACGCCCGACGAGGCCGCGCGTCAGGCCATCGAGAACGACGTGCATGTGGTGGGCGTCAGCAGTCAGGCCGCCGGACACAAGACCCTCGTCCCGCAACTGATCGCCGCGCTGCGCGAGCAGGGCGCCGGGGACATCCTCGTCGTCGTGGGCGGCGTCATCCCGCAACAGGACTACCCCGCGCTGCGCGAGGCAGGTGCGGCAGGCATCTTCGGCCCCGGCACCCCCATCCTCAGCAGCGCCCGCGAGGTGCTGAACCTCCTGCGAGCGCGCGAACAGGCGTGA
- the nspC gene encoding carboxynorspermidine decarboxylase produces MTVFPSDLKLSAVTPVDAVDWAAIPSPAFVLDESRLRRNLELISYVQRESGAQIIVAFKGFSMWSAFPMLREYGITGATASSLNEAILAREEMRGEVHVYAPAYSDEEFPRILALADHLVFNSFRQWERFKPQVMAARAEGRTVHVGIRVNPEYAEVETDLYNPAGPFSRLGVTRREFRMDLMDGVDGLHFHTLCEKDSDTLERTLEVLERNFGDVLARVKWVNFGGGHLMTREGYDISRLIRVVRAFRERWGVHVILEPGSAFGWQTGWLVSSVLDVVHNVKDAVLLDISVSAHMPDVLEMPYRPRILGAGDPPELDHHRETTEGVGGHAFIIGGTTCLAGDVVGEYVFDRPLDVGDRVVFDDMIHYTMVKTTFFNGVKHPDIGILHLDGSYERVKSFGYEEFRAKLS; encoded by the coding sequence GTGACTGTTTTTCCCTCTGATCTCAAGTTGAGTGCCGTGACGCCCGTGGACGCGGTGGACTGGGCGGCGATTCCCAGTCCGGCGTTCGTGCTGGACGAGTCGCGGCTGCGCCGGAACCTGGAACTGATCTCGTACGTGCAGCGGGAGAGTGGCGCGCAGATCATCGTGGCGTTCAAGGGGTTCTCGATGTGGTCGGCGTTTCCGATGCTGCGCGAGTACGGGATTACCGGGGCGACGGCGAGCAGCCTGAACGAGGCGATCCTGGCCAGGGAGGAGATGCGGGGCGAGGTGCATGTGTACGCCCCGGCGTACAGCGATGAGGAGTTCCCGCGCATCCTGGCGCTGGCCGATCACCTGGTGTTCAACTCGTTCCGGCAGTGGGAGCGCTTTAAGCCGCAGGTGATGGCGGCGCGGGCGGAGGGCCGCACCGTGCACGTGGGTATCCGCGTGAACCCGGAGTACGCCGAGGTGGAGACGGATCTGTACAACCCGGCTGGGCCGTTCAGTCGCCTGGGCGTGACGCGGCGCGAGTTCCGCATGGACCTGATGGACGGCGTGGACGGCCTGCATTTCCATACGCTGTGCGAGAAGGACAGCGACACGCTGGAGCGGACGCTGGAGGTGCTGGAGCGGAACTTCGGGGACGTGCTGGCGCGCGTGAAGTGGGTGAACTTCGGCGGGGGGCACCTGATGACCCGCGAGGGGTACGACATTTCGCGCCTGATTCGCGTGGTGCGTGCCTTCCGCGAGCGGTGGGGCGTGCACGTGATCCTGGAGCCCGGCAGCGCGTTCGGCTGGCAGACGGGCTGGCTGGTGAGCAGCGTGCTGGACGTGGTGCACAACGTCAAGGACGCGGTGCTGCTGGACATCAGCGTGTCGGCGCACATGCCGGACGTGCTGGAGATGCCGTACCGGCCGCGCATCCTGGGTGCGGGCGATCCGCCGGAGCTGGATCACCACCGCGAGACGACCGAGGGCGTGGGTGGGCACGCGTTCATCATTGGCGGGACGACCTGCCTGGCGGGGGACGTGGTCGGGGAGTACGTGTTCGACCGGCCCCTGGATGTCGGGGACCGGGTGGTGTTCGATGACATGATTCACTACACGATGGTGAAGACGACGTTCTTCAACGGCGTGAAGCATCCGGATATCGGCATCCTGCACCTGGACGGGTCGTACGAGCGCGTGAAGTCGTTCGGGTACGAGGAGTTCCGCGCGAAGCTCAGCTGA
- a CDS encoding DUF554 domain-containing protein encodes MSVLSQLSGTLVNVVTVLLGTAVGLAVGGRLPERTQRTLLQTLSLVTLFIGLDMAGSLNRVSGGAVPGVILALVSLALGAVIGEALGIEEALERLGETLKRRFRGGGRFTEGFVAASLLFCIGPMTVIGGLQNGLTGDNATYVLKATLDGIAALALAGAYGIGVGFSALTVLLVQGGISLLAGTFAAGLLGGADPQVLKTNPYVLLVTGAGGLTIIGISWNLMLAGLGFEDRRVRVGSLLPALAIAPLALWLAARLS; translated from the coding sequence ATGAGCGTCCTGTCGCAGCTGTCCGGCACCCTGGTCAACGTCGTCACGGTCCTGCTGGGCACTGCCGTGGGCCTCGCGGTGGGGGGGCGCCTGCCGGAACGGACGCAGCGCACGCTGCTGCAGACCCTGAGTCTGGTGACGCTGTTCATCGGGCTGGACATGGCGGGCAGCCTGAACAGAGTGTCGGGCGGCGCGGTGCCCGGCGTGATCCTGGCGCTGGTCAGTCTGGCGCTGGGGGCCGTGATCGGCGAGGCGCTGGGCATCGAGGAGGCCCTGGAACGCCTGGGCGAGACCCTGAAACGCCGCTTCCGGGGCGGAGGCCGCTTCACGGAGGGGTTCGTGGCGGCCAGTCTGCTGTTCTGCATCGGCCCGATGACCGTGATCGGCGGGCTGCAGAACGGCCTGACCGGCGACAACGCCACGTACGTCCTGAAGGCCACGCTGGACGGCATTGCGGCGCTGGCCCTGGCGGGCGCGTACGGGATCGGGGTGGGCTTCAGCGCGCTGACGGTGCTGCTCGTGCAGGGCGGGATCAGCCTGCTGGCGGGGACCTTTGCCGCCGGGCTGCTGGGCGGCGCGGACCCGCAGGTCCTGAAGACGAACCCGTACGTGCTGCTGGTCACCGGCGCGGGCGGCCTGACCATCATCGGCATCAGCTGGAACCTCATGCTGGCCGGGCTGGGCTTCGAGGACCGCCGCGTTCGGGTGGGCAGCCTGCTGCCGGCCCTGGCCATCGCTCCGCTGGCCCTGTGGCTGGCAGCCCGCCTGAGCTGA
- a CDS encoding phosphotransferase enzyme family protein, giving the protein MTLPSRIGPAEVAALWPVGPVTALTPLSAVSINAAWRVQAHAGAFHLRVYRDPRRERAEVEHHAVRLARTCGISTPDLLVTRGGGTLARLHGHWAALFEVAPGARVPRPDLTPAHAAALGAFLADLHSRLPESVPFEVPALAPPASVPVTLDRLRVIEAAILALPHPDATDGWALERTRQRLAHLRAAPSPDDLPALPTCFVHGDFHDGNVFFHAGVPAAVIDWEQPRLAPRAWEAVRCLHLSLRLDPVLGGAFLRAYRGHLPLLPEELRRGAELYAALQERNVWVSESVYLRGNPGPRAFIRPPPYLPFPQAWEASGLR; this is encoded by the coding sequence GTGACCCTCCCTAGCCGGATCGGCCCGGCGGAGGTCGCGGCGCTCTGGCCGGTCGGTCCGGTGACGGCGCTGACCCCGCTGAGCGCGGTGAGCATCAACGCCGCCTGGCGCGTGCAGGCGCACGCGGGCGCCTTTCACCTGCGGGTGTACCGCGACCCCCGCCGCGAGCGGGCCGAAGTCGAACATCACGCCGTGCGGCTGGCCCGCACCTGCGGGATCTCCACCCCGGACCTGCTCGTCACGCGTGGGGGCGGCACGCTGGCCCGGCTGCATGGGCACTGGGCGGCCCTGTTCGAGGTCGCGCCCGGCGCACGGGTTCCCCGCCCGGACCTGACCCCGGCGCATGCCGCCGCGCTGGGGGCGTTCCTGGCAGACCTGCATAGCCGGCTCCCTGAATCGGTCCCGTTCGAGGTGCCGGCGCTGGCGCCCCCGGCAAGCGTGCCGGTGACCCTGGACCGCCTGCGGGTCATTGAGGCGGCCATTCTGGCTCTCCCCCACCCGGACGCCACGGACGGCTGGGCCCTGGAGCGCACCCGGCAGCGCCTCGCCCACCTGCGTGCCGCGCCGTCGCCGGACGACCTGCCTGCCCTGCCGACCTGCTTCGTGCACGGCGACTTCCACGACGGGAACGTGTTCTTCCACGCTGGCGTGCCCGCCGCGGTGATCGACTGGGAGCAGCCACGCCTCGCCCCGCGCGCATGGGAGGCAGTGCGCTGCCTGCACCTCAGTCTGCGGCTCGACCCGGTCCTGGGCGGGGCGTTCCTGCGGGCCTACCGGGGGCACCTGCCCCTCCTGCCAGAGGAACTTCGGCGGGGTGCCGAGCTGTACGCCGCGCTTCAGGAGAGGAACGTGTGGGTCTCCGAGAGCGTGTACCTGCGCGGCAACCCGGGTCCCCGGGCGTTCATCCGTCCGCCGCCGTACCTGCCGTTCCCGCAGGCGTGGGAAGCGTCGGGGCTGCGGTAA
- a CDS encoding 2-phosphosulfolactate phosphatase: MRLRVDLLPHGTYPDVVVVIDVLRATTTAITYLERGADALLLTATPDVALNLRTEGSPYLLGGERGGLPIPGFDFGNSPVEAAGQNFTGKTVVMNTTNGTGAAHIAAQTGKHIFLAALTNAHAAARRARATATEEIAIVCAGTDEHVGLEDVYAAGVLAEYLLAMGEFTIDDGARIALTVRRNCGNPLEALGSSGHGQHLNRLGLGEDVRAAAGLSTSTIVPTLNRDSAPEGTLKFTAG, from the coding sequence ATGCGCCTCCGGGTCGATCTCCTCCCCCACGGCACGTACCCCGACGTGGTCGTCGTCATCGACGTCCTGCGCGCCACCACCACCGCCATCACGTACCTCGAACGCGGCGCGGACGCCCTCCTGCTGACCGCCACGCCCGACGTCGCCCTGAACCTCCGCACGGAAGGCAGCCCCTACCTCCTCGGCGGGGAACGCGGCGGGCTGCCCATCCCCGGCTTCGACTTCGGCAACAGCCCCGTCGAGGCCGCCGGGCAGAACTTCACCGGCAAGACGGTCGTCATGAACACCACCAACGGCACCGGCGCCGCCCACATCGCCGCGCAGACCGGGAAACACATATTCCTGGCCGCCCTGACGAACGCGCACGCCGCCGCCCGCCGCGCCCGCGCCACCGCCACCGAGGAGATCGCCATCGTCTGCGCCGGCACCGACGAGCACGTCGGCCTGGAAGACGTGTACGCCGCCGGGGTGCTCGCCGAGTACCTGCTTGCCATGGGCGAATTCACCATCGACGACGGCGCCCGCATCGCCCTGACCGTCCGCCGTAACTGCGGCAACCCCCTCGAAGCCCTGGGCAGCAGCGGGCACGGACAGCACCTGAACCGCCTGGGCCTGGGCGAGGACGTCCGCGCAGCAGCCGGACTGAGCACCAGCACCATCGTGCCCACCCTGAACCGGGACAGCGCGCCCGAAGGCACGTTGAAATTCACCGCCGGGTGA
- the rpe gene encoding ribulose-phosphate 3-epimerase, with protein sequence MTADTPSARPVKLAPSILASDFARLGEELNAIESADWAHVDVMDGQFVPNISFGLPILAAARAASSLFMDVHLMIDRPERYLRDFADAGADGLTVHVESTPHIHRAVQQIKELGKQAGVTLNPGTPLETLRPVLADVDLVLIMSVNPGFGGQKFIPHSLERIRTVRRWLDEIGSPAELQVDGGVSATNARAVVNAGASNLVAGSAVFGPGGAQAGLERLREALK encoded by the coding sequence GTGACCGCCGACACCCCCTCAGCGAGACCCGTGAAGCTCGCGCCCAGCATCCTGGCCAGCGACTTCGCCCGCCTGGGCGAAGAACTGAACGCCATCGAGAGTGCAGACTGGGCCCACGTGGACGTCATGGACGGCCAGTTCGTCCCGAATATCAGCTTCGGGCTGCCCATCCTGGCCGCCGCCCGCGCCGCCAGCAGTCTGTTCATGGACGTGCACCTGATGATCGACCGGCCCGAACGGTACCTGCGGGACTTCGCCGACGCCGGCGCGGATGGCCTCACCGTGCACGTCGAGAGCACCCCCCACATCCACCGCGCCGTGCAGCAGATCAAGGAACTGGGCAAGCAGGCGGGCGTCACCCTGAACCCCGGCACGCCCCTCGAAACCCTGCGACCCGTCCTGGCCGACGTGGACCTCGTCCTGATCATGAGCGTCAACCCCGGCTTCGGCGGGCAGAAGTTCATCCCGCACAGCCTGGAGCGCATCCGCACCGTCCGCCGCTGGCTCGACGAGATCGGCAGCCCCGCCGAACTGCAGGTGGACGGCGGCGTCAGCGCCACGAACGCCCGCGCCGTCGTGAACGCCGGGGCGAGCAACCTCGTCGCGGGCAGCGCCGTGTTCGGCCCCGGCGGCGCTCAGGCCGGACTGGAACGCCTGCGTGAGGCCCTGAAATAA
- a CDS encoding DNA-3-methyladenine glycosylase → MTTPLPPTHFRGDPVPVARALLGGTLVRVLDDGARLTGRIVEVEAYDCPRDPACTAGRFHAARSADMAIPPGTWLFWTAHGHPLLQVACRPEGVSASVLIRAIEPLEGLGHMLTFRPVTRERDLTNGPAKLVYALGLDPARISGRPVNAPELHLLPPPAPLPDEMVEVTARIGIREGRTLPWRFTIRGNPWVSPATPSMDLSVTPDA, encoded by the coding sequence TTGACCACCCCGCTGCCGCCCACGCACTTCCGGGGTGACCCGGTCCCCGTCGCGCGCGCGCTGCTGGGAGGGACGCTCGTGCGCGTGCTGGACGACGGCGCACGCCTGACCGGGCGGATCGTGGAGGTCGAAGCTTACGACTGCCCCCGCGACCCCGCCTGCACCGCCGGACGCTTCCACGCCGCCCGCAGTGCCGACATGGCCATCCCGCCCGGCACGTGGCTGTTCTGGACGGCGCACGGCCACCCACTGCTTCAGGTCGCGTGCCGCCCGGAGGGTGTGTCGGCCAGCGTCCTGATCCGCGCCATCGAGCCGCTGGAGGGACTGGGGCACATGCTGACCTTCCGGCCCGTCACGCGCGAACGCGACCTGACGAACGGCCCCGCCAAACTCGTGTACGCCCTGGGACTGGACCCCGCGCGGATCAGCGGGCGGCCCGTGAACGCCCCGGAACTGCACCTCCTGCCGCCCCCCGCCCCCCTCCCGGACGAGATGGTCGAGGTCACCGCCCGCATCGGCATCCGCGAGGGCCGCACCCTCCCGTGGCGCTTCACGATCCGCGGCAACCCCTGGGTGTCACCCGCCACGCCCAGCATGGACCTGAGCGTCACCCCGGACGCGTAG